The genomic stretch TTATCGTCCGCAAGTCTCAGGCAGTAGCGATTATGATTACATTGATGATAAGGGTTATGCGATTAACCAAAAGCCGGGCGACAGAAAACCATTCTTCATACCTGTTGGCGTTGGTGCAAAATTCAATGTTGCACGCGGCGTGAATATTGATTTGTTATATAAAGTAAATTTCGTGAATAGTCAATACTTCGACGGTGTTGCAGGCAGCGGACACAATGATAAATTTTCTTCCGTAAATGTTGGAGTTGAATTTGCTTTGGGTAAAAAAAGTAAACCGCAATTGGCGGTTGTAAATCCTGCAGCGCAGCTTGCAATGGATTTGTGGGACAGAAACCAATACCTGAAAAACCAGTTAGACGAAGCCAATCAAAAGCATGATGAAGATGTTGCATCGCTTCAACAAAAGATTGATGATTTAAACAAAGACAGCGATGGCGACGGCGTTCCCGATGTGCATGATAAATGTCCCGGTACGGAAAGCGGCATTCGTGTGGATGGTTCGGGATGTCCTTTGCCGCAACCTAAACAAATCATCAAGCAAGAAAAAGTAGTGGTAACGCAGGAAGACAGAAAAGTGGTGGATGAAGCGATTAAAGATTTGCAGTTTGATGTCAATAAGGCAACCATTCGTCCTGAATCATTCCAAAGCCTGGATGGCGTAGCGGAATTATTAATCAATAAAAATTTCAGCCTGAAACTTGCCGGACATACAGATAACACAGGAAGTTCCGAACTGAATATGCGTCTTTCAAAAGAAAGGGCAGAAGCGGTAAAACAATATCTGGTATCGAAAGGCGCAAACGCTTCGCGCATCGAAGCTGTGGGCTATGGCGATACACAACCGATTGCTTCCAACGACACGCCTGATGGTCGCCAGCAAAACCGTCGCGTGGAATTTACTTTATATTAATCATTTAATAAAATCCAATAAAAGGCAGGTAGAAAATTCTACCTGCTTTTTTGTTTTAGGTTGAAAACTCATATATGTTTGTAGCAATTCGGTAGTAATTTATGCCCCATAGCATCGTTGTTTTTAATTATCACATCATGTTCCTTTTCAGAAGTAGTCATTCAGCAGTAAATAAAAATATAAGCAAATCAAAAACTAATAAAGCCCTTCATTTGTCGAAAAATCAACTATTGTTTTATAAAGACTCCAGATTCCGTTTGCTTTTTTATAAACCTGAATATGTCCTCTTCCTTCATGGCTAAATATAAAAACACAATATTTGAAGTTTCTTACGAAAATTGGTTTTGAATATTTGTATGAATACTCATTAATCGACTTTTTTATAAAAATTCTAATAGAATTAATTGATTGATTATACTCGTTTGTAAAACGGTTTACTAAGCTACGGCGTACAGTATCTGTACTACACACAGAGCAATCAGCAGAAATTTGTTTTAAAGAGTAAATGTCTATAGAATCCTTATCTCCATAATGTTCGATTTGTGCTTTCAAATCAAATAATTTATAAAACAAAAATCCTAAAGAATCACTTTGAGATGGATGATTCTGGGCGATATAAACAGATTTATTAGTTGTATCCTTCATCTGCTTAAAAATATAATCTAACTCTTTTCGGCTAAAAACACCGTGCCAATTATGCTCATATTCAGGAAACGTAAAAATGGATTCATTCTTTATTCTATTGAATTGATAAATGGGCGAAACATCTATTTTGAAAATATTTGCTTTTGCATAATTTACGAATGCAATTACTTCTTTATCGCTTTTTTGTGTGCTCTGTCCATAGATAAAGGAATAAACGGTCAGAAGCGCTGTGGATAATATTATTTTTTTGATAGTATTCATAGTGTATTTGGTTAGTATTATTGACATCGTGTTCCACTGTCACCAGTTTGCCCATATGGCATTACAGAAAAGGCTATACTTTCTCTACTAGTTTCATCATCATTAAACCCATACTCAGACAATAATTCTTGAAACGTGATAGGAGTCGTTATATCTCTCAATCCATCAATACCCAAAGCTTCAGCATCTCTATCAGGTATATTAAAAATATCTTCTAAAACTCCCGCTATCTTATTGAAGTCTATAGAATTCTTGTCCCCTGTAATGTCCGTCGTCAAAAGAAAGTTTAATATACATCGTGTCCTGTAGAAAAACGTTTGACCAATGTTTTATATAGCGTCCATTTTTCATGTTGCTTTTTGAATATTTGTATAGTGCCACTACCGTTAAAAGTATCGTTTCCATAAGAATATATCAGAACACAATATGTATAATGCCTTATAAAAATAGGGCGTGCAAATTGGTACCTATATGATTTTATCATAGATTGAATATAGTTTTGAATTTTAATTGCAGTTTGATTATACTCATTAACATCTTTTGTGACTTTGTCAGCGATAGCCTTGCCAAACAGATTTCCCATACTATCTAATTTAGTATGAATTTCCTTTTTAGGAGGATACGTATTTACAATCGCTCTATAAACAGATGAATCGATATGTATAGTGTCAATACTATTTTCAGCGATTTTGAATGTTCCGCTATTGTAGTATTCAATAAAAAATTTAAGTACATCTGCTAATTTATAAAAATCATAACTAACTGTCTCTGGTTTAGCGTAAGCATATCTCAGCATTTTATCTGTAAGCATATAGGTCGATGTATCTAATATATGGCGACCTATATAAGCAATTTCTTTATCAGTAAATACATTATCTGTTTTCAGTTTCCAAACCCGCGCATAATTAGGTTCTCCAAACATATTTGTTGCTTCTATCTTTTGGAAATAAAGGCGAGTAGCCCAAGTGTCTATTTTTAAAACACTATCTCGAATATAATTCATAAACGCAATTGTTTCTGTTTCATTTCTATGGTCTTTTGTCTGTGCTATTAAGGAAATGTGTACGTTGACTATTGTTGTAAGAAACAATAGTTTTGAAATCCTTCTTTTTGTTACAGAGTGCATATTCATTTTTTTATTTATAAGACGTATGCTATAAAATATTTACTGGCATCTAGTTCCCTTACGACCTTGATTGGGTACTGAAGGGTCTGGGTCCAATATATAGTTGTTATCCTCCGAATATGGTTCAGCATAATGAACTACGGAATTTAAGTCGCCATATTCAGAACTATCGTCAAATCCGTATTGTAGTCTTAAAGCGTCAATAAGCTCGGGATAATTCTTACTTACATCATTTAAACCTTGGATACATAATGCAGCAGCATTTTTTTCTGGTAAAGTAGGATATAAGTGGGTTAATGTAGCTACAAACTTTCCTATATAATCAATTGCCATTTCTTTATGCGATGCTAATTGGTTATAAAACTCGGTTGGGTTTGTATTGGCTAAATACGCATGTGTCATTTCATGTATAATTACACTTGCTATATATTCTTGAGAAGTGCCGTTCAATAATGAGCTATTCAAATAGATTGTATCCTGTTTGCCATTATTAGTGTAGTCCGTCCGCCCCAATACTTGCTTTGTGCCATCTGCACTTGTTAAGCCGCTTACTTCTTTAAAAATTAAATTTACAGTAGCACTTGTACCAAAAACATTTTTTACAAGATTTACAATAGAATCATTAGCACCTAATACTTTAGTTAAAGCAGCGTTAGAACAAGGATTATTCAATATACTTGTATCAAAATAAAAACTATCAGTCTCTGTTTTTTCCGGCGGTGCTTCGGGGATATCATCAGGATAGCCGCCACCGGGACTATCATCAAGCCAACTTATTTCCTGTTGTGTGTGGGGGGTACATACATAATTGTAATCGGTAATCCTAATAGTTGTTACTACTACCGTGCCGTCCGATAATGAATAGGAAGGGCCGGGTACGGTATGTGTCTCTTCGGTAAGCGTACAATCGCCGTCGCCAGAACCCCCTTCTTCGGCTGTATATGCTATTGTACCGTGTGTGTTGCCGATATTTTTATTCGGCCGGCTGATTGTTGTTCCCAATTTGTAGATTACATCCGAAGGAATGGGCGTAAAGCTTATTGCAGAGGCTCGAACATCGGAGGCTCGCCGCCAATAGGAATTTAATTTTTTACCATTCAGAGAAAAATATGTTTGTAAAGTTGCTGTCTGTTTCTTTTTTGTAGAAACATCGGTAATAGTACCATTCAATAAAGTAATTTGTAAAGCGGCATTAAATCCTGTATCTTTTACCCGGAACACAAGTTGGTAAGTCGTATAAGCATCTTTATTATTTGCCGGTATGTTTTTGCCAAAAGTCTCAAAAATAAACGGAACCCGCAAATAGGTTTGACTGTCTGCAATAAACACAGAACCCTGCTCCCAACTTAATTTCCCCTGAACAAAGGAACTATCCGGCAATTGTGCTCTCATTGTCTGGCTTTTGTAATTGCCGCCGTTTTCTTTCAGCCACGCTTCAGCCTTAGTCTTTGTATCGACAAGCGTATTATTTAGTTCTATTTTTCTGCAAGCATATACAACCAGGCATATTCCAAAGAGTAAAAGTAAGTAGTGTTTTGTCTTCATAGTCAAGGTTATTTCATGATTAATTGTTATCGAAATTAACAAATTATTTCTGAAATGAAAAAATTTTTTTGGCTTTCCTAACTTTTCTGCAAGTAGATAGATAACGAGATGAACGCTCCTTTATCTATTTTTTTTGTTGGATGAATAATTCAAACTCATTCAAGCCAGAACTACTTAAATTCTGCTTTGCCGTAACACCCGCTTTTTGCGCAGCCAATACGCCGAAACGTATATCATGCACGCCTTTCAGCGAATGCGCATCGGGATTGATAGAAATCAACGCATCTTTTCCCAAGGCATAATCTATCCAATGCCAGTCAATATCAAGGCGATGCGGATTGGCGTTCAATTCAATCACAACTTTGTTTGCAGCGCAGGCGTCAATCAGTTTTTGATGATTGACAGGATAACCTGCGCGGCTCAATAATAATCTTCCTGTTGGATGTCCGAGAATAGTTGTGTAAGGATTTTCAATCGCTTTCAATAAGCGTTGCATCGCTTTTTCTTCATTCATTTTTAAATTGGAATGAACAGATGCGATAACCAAATCAAATGATTTTAAAACAGCTTCTTCGTAATCCAAATTGCCATCGTTGAGAATATCGCTTTCAATACTTTTAAAAATTTTAAACGGCGCTAACGAAATATTTAGTTCATCAATTTCCTTGTGTTGCTCAACAATTCTTTCGGGCGAAAGACCTTGTGCATAAAATGCTGACTGCGAGTGGTCGCTGATGACGAGATACTCAAACCCTTGCTGCTTCACGTATTCAGCTAGTTCGCGCAAAGGGCTTCCGCCGTCGCTCCATTTGCTATGCGAATGAATAATGCCTTTGATGTCTTTTGTCTCAATCAATGTTGGCAAAGCATTTTGTTCGGCAACATCAATCCACTTTTTATTTTCTCGTAAATAAGCAGGAACAAATTGTAATTTATTCTCAGAAAAAATTTCTTCTTCCGATGAATAATTTTTCGTTTTTACGTCAGGAAATTTCTCAATAAATGATTCATAAAACGCTTCGCTGCAATTATGACTAAAATATTCGTTAACGATTTTTTCTTTGGGCGATTGAATAAAATGAATCGAAAGATTTGCCTGTGTTTTTACATGAATGAATGCATCTGTATTTTCTTTTAAAACAAATTCATTCGCTTCGATAATTTGTTCGATAATGTTTTGCGGAGTATTTGTAAGCCATTCCAAAACATCGATGGTGATTGCATTTCGGCGAAATGCACCCGTCAATAAAAATGTATAATCGGGAAATGATTTTTTTAAATAATTATCGAATGACAAAGCATATTGTTCAATCTCAGCAAACAAAAAACTTCCTTGATTTGCGAGATAAAATTCAATCGCTTCGCGAATATTGTTCTGCGTTTTTTCGCCAAAACCTTTATATAACATCAAACGGTTTTCGTTGCACGCATACAACAACTCGCCGATGGATTCTATTTCCAAATCATTCCATATGGTTGCAATCTTTTTCGGTCCAAGCCCTTTGATACGTAACATTTCCAGAATGCCGTGTGGAGTTTTTTCAATGTATTCGTTCAGCACACGGAAACTGCCTGTTTCAAATTGTTCCAATATTTTATTGCCGATGGCTTTGCCAATTCCGACGATTGAAAATATTTTTTCTTCCTGCAAAGAACTTAATTCAACAGGTAATTTCTCAATGGTACGGGAAGCATTGTTATATGATTTTATTTTGAAACTATCATCTCCGTATAATTCCATCAATTGCGCGAGCAGCTTGAAGTTCGCAGCGATTCCCTTATTCGTAATCATAATCTTTTGAATTTATTGCAACTTACTTAATTCATTCATGCGCACAAAAAAGCCCCGAAAAATTCGGGGCTATATCTGTTTCAAAAAAGCTACCATTACTTTGCTGCTTTCTTTGGAGCCGCTTTCTTTGCAGCCTTTTTAGGCGCTGCCGCTTTTTTGGGAGCTGCCGCCTTTTTAGGTGCTGCTTTCTTTGGAGCTGCCGCTTTTTTAGGAGCCGCTTTCTTTACAGCTTTTTTAGGCGCTGCTGCTTTTTTGGGAGCTGCCGCCTTTTTAGGTGCTGCTTTCTTTGGAGCTGCCGCTTTTTTAGGAGCCGCTTTCTTTACAGCTTTTTTGGGAGCTGCTGCTTTTTTTGCTGTTGCCATGTTTAATAAAATTTAATGGTTAGTAAATATGTAGTAAAAGTATAACGTTTTATATTATCTGAAAAAAAATTTTAATTAATTTTTTTATGCACGTATATCGGCAACACACAACACTCATTACAACTTAAGTATAATCATCCTCTGAAACATTGATGAATAAAGGCTTTCAGCGCATCTATAAAAATAATTACATAACGAAAAAAGAAGTTTTCACTCAAAAAGTTTTTTCTTATTATTATCATTTGCCCTCCAAAAAAACAATTCTTTTTCTATAAAATATAAATGAGAAGAAAAATAAGACACGCTGAAACATTGATGAATAAAGCACTTCAGCGAACGAGCGATATCGATTAAAATATTTTCGGCAAGAAAATAATGACTCCGACAATCAATGCAACAAGCGCACTTACCAAAACAGCAGCAGCAGAAATATCTTTTATTTGCTTAATAATTTCGTGCTCATCGGGATAAATAAAATCGCAAAGCCGTTCTATTGCAGCGTTTATTATTTCCATTGAAAATACAAAACCTATTACAATAAAAATTTCAATCCATTCTGTTTTTGAAATTTTAAACATCGCTCCAAACCCAATAGCTACAAGGGTTGCGGCAATATGAATCCATGCGTTATGTTCTGTTTTGATAAATAATTTCAGTCCGTTAAATGCAAAACGAAAACTTGCCAATCGTTTTTTAAATGAAAATTTTTCTTTGGAGTTCATCACGATTTTGGATGTGCTTTTTTATAAATTTCTTTCAGCTGCTCAATGGTATTGTGCGTATAAACCTGAGTTGCTGCAAGGCTCGCATGACCCAGTAATTCTTTTACGGCGTTAAGGTCTGCGCCATTGTTCATCAAGTGTGTAGCAAATGTATGACGCAACACATGCGGACTTTTTTTCTTCAACGAAATTTCATTTTCAATCATCAAAGACTTTACGGCATTATAAACTTTCTTTGCATATAACGCTTTGCCTTTTTCGCTTACAAAAAAATTATCAACACCATCTATCCTACTTGGTTTTTCGGAAATATACAATTGCATTTCATGCAGCAAATCTGTTGAAACAGGTATAATGCGTTCTTTATTTCCTTTGCCGACAACTCTTATCTGACAATAACTTTTATCGATTTGATTTTCTTTCAAATTAATCAATTCGCTTAAGCGGATTCCTGTTTCGTAAAACAACTTTACAACAAGCAGATTGGTTCTTTTATCCCAGGCGCTTTCTTCTTTTTTCTTTTTCGGTTTGTCTTCGTCGTCTTTTTCGGTTATCAAATTATTGGCTTCTTCTTCTCTTAAAAATGAAGGCAACCGTTTGCTTATTTTCGGCAACACAATTGTAGTTATAGGCGAGCTCTTTACTACCTCTTCTCTCAACAAAAATTTATAAAAAGATTTTAAGCTTGATATTTTTCTATGGATGCTTTTGTTGCTCGTCGGCTTCAGCAGTTCCTTCAAATAAACCAGCCACGATTTTATCATAAGCGCATTTATTTCTTTCACGGAAGTTTCCGGATAACATATGGCTGTAAAATCAAAAAATTGCAACAGATCGGTTTTATACGCAAGAATAGTGTGTTCCGAAAAACGTTTTTCGAATTGCAGATAATCCAGAAAAGATTGAAGATATGCGGCAGATGTATCCATAAAAAATTAGCCATAAAGTTATAAAACTTTACGGCTAAAAATTATGTTGCTTTGACAAAAAGCGTGAAAACTATTTTTCGATTTTGCCCGAAGCGATGCCTTGTTTGTAAACAGCTTTCAACACTTGCGTGCGACGCTTTACAGACGGCTTTGTGAAAGTCTGACGTTCTCTCAGCTCTAACAAAGTTTTGCTTTTCTCAAATTTCTTTTTATACTTTTTGAGTGCTTTGTCGATGTTTTCACAATCTTTTGAGTCAATAATTAACATATTTAATATACCCCCTTTTGGTTAAAAGATGCGCAAAGATAGAGGAGTTTGCCCAACTGAGCAAATAAATATCTATAAAAAAATCACTCGGTATATTTCCGAGTGATTTCAAAATCGTTTGATTGATTAGCAGAAACTAAAATAAGTTTATGCAGTGGTGTCAAACTCTTTGGATGCAACGGACAATACCTTTCCGTCGCTCAATGCTTCGTGCTGATTTCCGTTGAAAAGTGCGGCAGACTGTCCATTGCTCAGCTTTGCCACTTTCAGCATAGCTAAAGCAAGCGTGTCTTTTTTGGTTGTGTCCGTATCTTTTTTAGTCGTGTCCTGATAAATGCCATTGTTCACAGGAACGTTGAAAGATGCGAAAGCCAAAAGACTGTCCTTCTTGGTAGTGTCTGTGTCTTTCTTAGTGGTATCCTGATAAATACCATTGTTTGCAACCGGGCTGTACAACAACGCGAAAGCAAGACTGTCCTTCTTGGTAGTATCAGTGTCCTTCTTAGTCGTGTCCTGATAAATACCGTCGTTTGCAACCGGGCTGTACAACAACGCGAAAGCAAGGCTGTCTTTCTTGGTAGTATCAGTGTCCTTCTTAGTCGTGTCCTGATACATACCATAGCTTGCAGGAGCACTCAACATAGCCAAAGCAAGACTGTCTTTTTTAGTAGTCGTGTCTTTTTTGGTTGTGTCCTGGAACATTCCTGAACTTACCGGATTGCTTAACATTGCAAATACCACACTGTCTTTTTTAGTGGTTGTGTCCTTTTTGGGAAGCGTGTCTTGGGCAAAAGCTGCAATCCCAACCATTACTGCAGCTGCCGACAACATGAGATGTTTGATTTTCATAACTAATTTTTTTAATAAGTGAATGTTTAAACTTCAGTTAGTAAAAAGACAGATACCGTGCCAAGCAACGCAAACGATTTAAAATAAATGTTAAAACATCGAATTTATAAAAAATATCAGTAAGTTATATAGCGAAAATTAATATTAAACAAAGAACAGACCATAATTGTATAAAAACATAAATTTTTCTGTAAAACCGGATAATTAAAGCCAAAACTTCTGAAAAAATACCTGTAAAATGAGTACCTTTGCAAATTGCTTTTTTGCAAAATTTATTGGTTAAAAAATTCAATTTTGGCTTTACCTCATTTCATAAAATACATATACAGCAACGGAACGGAAGAAGTAATCAAACGCGGTAAAAAGATTTTCAACTCCGGCAATATCGAAATTATCCAGCACGATGAACTGGCTGCATCCATACATTTCCGCGTAAAGGACGATGCGTATGCAAGTTGGTACAAAGTACATGTATTGCATTACAAAAATCCGCAGGAAATGAGCCTGCGATGCACTTGCCCTTATAACCTCAGCGATATGTGCAAGCACGAAGCCGCAGTCTTGTTTGAATTACAGCAAATGAGCGACAGCAACCGGCTTGGCGGCATGGAAGCAAATTTTCAGCAACAACATACCGTGCTCCACATGAAACGGATTGAATTACCTTCAATTCGCTTACTTACTTCCCGGGAAAACTTTGAAGCGGCAGAAGAGTTTTTAAGAACAGATAAAGCCGTAATTATCTCTGCCGAAAACGAAATCGTCAAAGCGGAAGTTGCCGTTGATAAAAATACTTATAACGTTATCATCCAAAAAAACAAAGAAAGAAATTTTGATACAAGCTGCGACTGTAACAGCGATACGCATCATCCCGTGTGTATGCACAAAGCCGTTGTATTGCTTCAATTGTTAGGCAAATCGGGTGCAGACTTTTTCGACAGCATCCGCAACTGGGACAGAGAAAAAAATCAATTGCTCGGCTTATACGGTTATTCTTTGGATGATGATTTGGACAACAAATTTGAATTCTCTTACAAAGACGGAAAACCTTATTTACGCGTGCTGGATACATCCATCAAAAGAGTGGCAAATCCGAATGTTTACAACCCGCAAACCGTGCCGGCAAAGCCTCTGAAAGAAGAAGTAGATGTGCTTGAAGAAAAAGCAAATCAAAAGGCAGGCATTGTGTTGCAGCAAGACGAACAGCAATATCCTTTCATTAAATTCACGCCTGTAAAAGCCGAAGTAAATGAGGAACAAAATACATTCATCAGT from Arachidicoccus sp. BS20 encodes the following:
- a CDS encoding OmpA family protein — encoded protein: MKLKTVFTTAALMAAGCATAQNDSIPRVTPFTGTADYRTWSIGVYGGGSWAFSPFGNNDFKNYDFHNAGLTYGAYIKKQIFHAFGLQLDFMRGQVKGSQKANQTSFRTTPIGDDVFAPVSKFKTDINWSASLSGVFTLGTINWLNKQATVIPYISAGGGAIAYRPQVSGSSDYDYIDDKGYAINQKPGDRKPFFIPVGVGAKFNVARGVNIDLLYKVNFVNSQYFDGVAGSGHNDKFSSVNVGVEFALGKKSKPQLAVVNPAAQLAMDLWDRNQYLKNQLDEANQKHDEDVASLQQKIDDLNKDSDGDGVPDVHDKCPGTESGIRVDGSGCPLPQPKQIIKQEKVVVTQEDRKVVDEAIKDLQFDVNKATIRPESFQSLDGVAELLINKNFSLKLAGHTDNTGSSELNMRLSKERAEAVKQYLVSKGANASRIEAVGYGDTQPIASNDTPDGRQQNRRVEFTLY
- a CDS encoding SprT-like domain-containing protein; protein product: MKTKHYLLLLFGICLVVYACRKIELNNTLVDTKTKAEAWLKENGGNYKSQTMRAQLPDSSFVQGKLSWEQGSVFIADSQTYLRVPFIFETFGKNIPANNKDAYTTYQLVFRVKDTGFNAALQITLLNGTITDVSTKKKQTATLQTYFSLNGKKLNSYWRRASDVRASAISFTPIPSDVIYKLGTTISRPNKNIGNTHGTIAYTAEEGGSGDGDCTLTEETHTVPGPSYSLSDGTVVVTTIRITDYNYVCTPHTQQEISWLDDSPGGGYPDDIPEAPPEKTETDSFYFDTSILNNPCSNAALTKVLGANDSIVNLVKNVFGTSATVNLIFKEVSGLTSADGTKQVLGRTDYTNNGKQDTIYLNSSLLNGTSQEYIASVIIHEMTHAYLANTNPTEFYNQLASHKEMAIDYIGKFVATLTHLYPTLPEKNAAALCIQGLNDVSKNYPELIDALRLQYGFDDSSEYGDLNSVVHYAEPYSEDNNYILDPDPSVPNQGRKGTRCQ
- a CDS encoding DNA polymerase/3'-5' exonuclease PolX, with product MITNKGIAANFKLLAQLMELYGDDSFKIKSYNNASRTIEKLPVELSSLQEEKIFSIVGIGKAIGNKILEQFETGSFRVLNEYIEKTPHGILEMLRIKGLGPKKIATIWNDLEIESIGELLYACNENRLMLYKGFGEKTQNNIREAIEFYLANQGSFLFAEIEQYALSFDNYLKKSFPDYTFLLTGAFRRNAITIDVLEWLTNTPQNIIEQIIEANEFVLKENTDAFIHVKTQANLSIHFIQSPKEKIVNEYFSHNCSEAFYESFIEKFPDVKTKNYSSEEEIFSENKLQFVPAYLRENKKWIDVAEQNALPTLIETKDIKGIIHSHSKWSDGGSPLRELAEYVKQQGFEYLVISDHSQSAFYAQGLSPERIVEQHKEIDELNISLAPFKIFKSIESDILNDGNLDYEEAVLKSFDLVIASVHSNLKMNEEKAMQRLLKAIENPYTTILGHPTGRLLLSRAGYPVNHQKLIDACAANKVVIELNANPHRLDIDWHWIDYALGKDALISINPDAHSLKGVHDIRFGVLAAQKAGVTAKQNLSSSGLNEFELFIQQKK
- a CDS encoding histone, whose protein sequence is MATAKKAAAPKKAVKKAAPKKAAAPKKAAPKKAAAPKKAAAPKKAVKKAAPKKAAAPKKAAPKKAAAPKKAAAPKKAAKKAAPKKAAK
- a CDS encoding diacylglycerol kinase family protein, giving the protein MNSKEKFSFKKRLASFRFAFNGLKLFIKTEHNAWIHIAATLVAIGFGAMFKISKTEWIEIFIVIGFVFSMEIINAAIERLCDFIYPDEHEIIKQIKDISAAAVLVSALVALIVGVIIFLPKIF
- a CDS encoding tyrosine-type recombinase/integrase, giving the protein MDTSAAYLQSFLDYLQFEKRFSEHTILAYKTDLLQFFDFTAICYPETSVKEINALMIKSWLVYLKELLKPTSNKSIHRKISSLKSFYKFLLREEVVKSSPITTIVLPKISKRLPSFLREEEANNLITEKDDEDKPKKKKEESAWDKRTNLLVVKLFYETGIRLSELINLKENQIDKSYCQIRVVGKGNKERIIPVSTDLLHEMQLYISEKPSRIDGVDNFFVSEKGKALYAKKVYNAVKSLMIENEISLKKKSPHVLRHTFATHLMNNGADLNAVKELLGHASLAATQVYTHNTIEQLKEIYKKAHPKS
- the rpsU gene encoding 30S ribosomal protein S21 — translated: MLIIDSKDCENIDKALKKYKKKFEKSKTLLELRERQTFTKPSVKRRTQVLKAVYKQGIASGKIEK